ctgcagttcaGCAATTTGAGAAAGAaggttcatttttttgttgacagatgagaagattgatacgaCTGTTATACTTGGTTTGTGCTGACtggtggttagcttagcttagcacaaagactggaaattgggaaacagctagctcagctctgtccaaagaaTCTGCCAATCAGCATGTTTAAAGTTCACTAATTAGCATGTTATATCTTTCTTTATCTTTGTTTAATCCTAATAAAAGCTGCAGTGTAAAAACTAGGCCACTGGTTACTCTGAGTCCATATTTAacatacagatatgagagtggtatcaatcttcttcTCTAAGTCTCCACAAGAGAGCGAATCAGAGTATTTCCCAAAGCTTTAAAGTACTCCCTTAAAGTTAAATTCTTATATTTAAGCCAATAAACCACTTAATTGATTAATAACCATCACATGCGAGGCACAAACTGGAGTTACATGTAGAAACGACCACGTTAACAGAAAAATGCTCCGgtctctcatttcttttctcctgtctttcactctctcaGTCCATcccaagaagaagaatcggCAGACGTGCGTCAGGAAAAGCCTGATCTGCGCCTTCGCCATGGCTTTCATCATCAGTGTCATGCTCATCGCAGCCAATCAGATGCTGCGGAACGGCATGGAGTAACCAATTGCACTGTGAGCATGGGGAGTGGACAGAACAGCCATGACCTCACATCTTGTCTTTGCAGCCAAAGCTGGACCAGCCACAACCCAAGCACTTCTCTAAACAATCAGTTGAgttttttatttagtttttttttttttttttccaagtttaATTTGAACTTACCTTGCAGAAGCAGACAATGtgagtgaaatgaataaaaatatgaTTGCTTTGAATTGAAGATGTCACCATGTAGAGTTACTGAACTGGAaaataattatgtttttatacaAATCGTGAGAATAAACAGTGAGTTTTGCTTTGTTGTCTTCAAGACCAAGACCACCCTTTAAACTTGATTTTCTAATTACCGAAAGTGTTTATCAGGTGCTTTGAGCCATTCCTAATTTCAAAAACAAACGGTGGTTCTTATGGACAACTGCGTATTTACCCTAGAGAGGCGGCGCTGAGTGAATGAACCGAGCGAATGTGGGCACAGTATTTAATTGCATAGGAAATCCGTCACGTCTCATGCACTCATGTATAAACATCACGCTTTTTGTGACACATCAAAGCTCAGTCCACTACTGTTGGGATACATGAAGTCTTCATGTGTATACAAGGAGCACAACTCAATACTCAGAGAGGGACCACGTGAGAATCATCGCTGTTCCACTGTATTTAATCCTTAATCTTAATGCGATCgatcgattgattgatttgtgtgggtgtgtaaaagactgaccacacacacagtgtaagcTCAGGCTGTCTGAGAGGTGTGTGAAGGTAAGAATCAAGAGACATCAAATCAAATGCCAGTGGAGCTATGGTTCACAATAAGACCAGGCTGAGATATGTTACGACATTTTTAGTTATGTGTTGGTAGAAAATGTTTCACCTCAGCATCTCATTGTAATACTGCCCTACTGTGGTGAATACAAACCACACAAAAGCATGCCAGTATATACACACTGCCATACCAAACATTACTCTGTGGAGTTCACTGTATATATAGAACTACTTGGCTTGTGTAACGTCTTATTCTTCTCAATGGCAGAATGTATGAAGGATAGAAACTAGTGAGATAAATCAGGGATATAGTGCTATAGAGCTGTGATATACTGCTGGTACAGTTGTTTTCTTGGAAAAGGTTGCAGTCTAGTGGCTAAAAAGGGAACTGCAGCTTAACGCTTGAACAGCCATGTTTACAAGGTGTTCAGAAGTGAAGGACAACGCCACTGAATTTGGGCTTTGACGTGTTGTGTCAGTATCACAGGCAGAGTTTGATCTGTACTGgaatagaattttttttttttcctgcaaccCAAACTGTGTTGTTGCACAAGTGTACAGCTCAGGGTTGGATGACAGTCTGAAGGCGACTACTGCTGTTCCTGTGGTAGTTTCTGGGGTCATAGCTATGTTTTATGGTTTGGACCTGATAGCACTCCACTTTTATAAAGCTCGCTGGGATGAAAAAGTTTCACAAAGACCTTGGAGGAGTTTGCAGTCATGCTCCTCTTATTTTATAATGGAGCCGGCCAAGGTTGAACATCCCAATGATACTACAGATTAAATTCGAGGATGAAaaggtttttggtttttggttttttaatGTGGATGTAAGGCTGGGCGATAGACAAGTCATTCTTTATCTTCCGTCTTGTAATTACATGTtcatattctgttttgttttccaaaatgttgttgTCCAAACAAAGGACAAAGATTACCTGagattcatttttgtttatgaGTCGGTAGAACACAGTTCATTGTCGTGAACATCATTTCTATTATTTTATAAGTGATTATTTTCTGCTATTAATACATATCATAAAGAATATTTTCATTAATGTGACAGTTATTCCCACCACATTGTCTGGCTCTATGTAGATGCCATCTTTGAAACTGGAAACTTGCTGACTGCAACATTATATGCCATAACAGCAGCATATGTGGATTCCTAAATTGCACGGTGCTCCGCTCGGACATTATTGGATTGGAGGGTGGTTCGTTCCCATTAATACCTTGAGCGACTATTTGTTCTCTTGTCTTTTGCCGGggcagataaaaacaaaatgagatatTTCAATCAAACTAATGTACAACCACGTGAGTTTATATGCTGTCTGGACCAGAGGAAACATGAAGGGGAGAGGGCTTTCTTTTAAAACGAAACATAGCTTTGTAAGATCAACTATCACAGCAAAAATGTATTATACTGTAAATCAGTATGCATGTCGTTGTTTAGATTTTCATGTCTTTGGAAGACAGGGAAATCCATTTAATCTTTCTCTGTGGTGGCACAGCCTTGGTTTAAATGTAGGTATGTATGTACTACTGTCACATATTTGACTTTCCAGTTTATACTGTAATAGCCATTTTTTCTAGTTTCTACCAGCTATTAATCAAATCAGAGTGCAGGAGAGGGCATTTTcataaatatgcaaatacaaggtcacatcattttcatcatcatcatcatcatcatcatcatctctgtttcatatcatcTTGGGTAGAGTCTGTAGGTCTCCCTGTGGATGGTTAAAATTAGCATTGAATACGATATATTGTGTGTTTTAGTCACTCACTGCCTCATAGTCCTGTATAAACTGCTGTATAATGTATGCTACAGTTATCCTCGTAAGTCAGTTTTATGTCTTTGATATTCTCTgcacatttgacatttgaccAATGGACCATGTTTTCACCTTTTGTCTATTCACTTCATGGTCCTTTTGAAACCAGCATAGACCACTTTATCTTATCAATTCTCTAATAATTGTGCCATTCAGACATCCTTGCATGGCTATGTGAGGGAAACTCGTTTGAAAGACCTTTTATCAACACTTTTGAAGTTTACATTattatactgtacatctgtaACAGGACGCGGTCAGTtcatgattttcatgtttttgaaagTTACTTTTGAGATTTGTTTTtaccaaaacatgtttttaccTTGTAGATTGTACAGAGATAAAACTAAACACAGATATGTAATACAAACCTTGGCATGCTGCTTAGAAAAGGAAACAGCAATAGTCACCAACTGAATGgatatttaaaaatgcaaataacaaGTTTAATCTgtttaatctaaaaaaaatatatatatatccatatATGTTTATGCAATAAAACCTTGTTTTGATAGAAATATAAGGCATCTGTGTTTACTTGTGAAAGACGTTTGTGCTGTGGTTCAAAACAACATGGACAATAATGACAAAACAGTGCTACCCAGAAACATCAAAAGGTAAAACGCTATTAATCAAGGCATTTAAATTACACATAGCTTTTGGCTCAAGATAAGCTGTTGAGCAGAAATATTCTCACTGTAAATAGCTGCACAACTCAGTATTAAGTAGGCTTGTTGCTTTACTTGTCACTTGTTATGATCTTTGCAGTGTCGGTGTAAATATCAGTCCTATAAATAGCAGGACAACACAGCGTGGTTTTCACCACTGCAGTTTCCTCATACAGGCACCAGAGTGTCCATAAAGGAGTTGTGATTCAGAGGAGCAGCATCTTCAAGTGCAGAAAGCTCTGACcttcacacaacaaacacaggtCATGCAGCGCTCCAAACGTAACCACTTTGAGTGGACTAACCTTGGCAGGTGTGACAGTCAAAGGTTAACCTTCCACTGCTGAGCCCTGCGtcttaaaaactgtttttagcCCGATGCAGTTCGTGATGGCTGGAGGTGAATTTGCACGTTTGTCAacttgtgtcagagaggaggtcCTGTGGAGCGGCGCTGGAGACAGCACTCACTGTAAATCATGATCATTAGGGAGCATAGGTCAAATACAAGTGAGAAACGGCCTCATAGCAGATGCACCCAAACCCCATTAACCGCCAGATAATGAACCAAAACATGCCATTAAGTGGACAAACAAGGCATTAGTGTAATGGTCCAGGCAGACACTAACAGCTTGTCTTACTTGCAACTCCTTTAGTCTGCTTTCATCTTTGTGGGTGAAATTAAGGGGTTGCACTTTGAAAGGTCATTCCAACTTGTTCGACTGCTGCATGAATGATCAAGGGACACACGTGTAAAAACACCTGTGCTGCAGCGCACTCTTGTTTAGCTTTTATTTCATAATTCATGTTGGTAAATTATGAATGCAGCTTCGGGGGAACCATTGATTGACATTAGTGATTCATTTCAAGTGATCATGCAGGAAGGACCACATGTGAAAAAAGCCCAAGAAAGTCCAATAAAGAAGTCACACTTATATCTGTATgcataaaaaaacactttaatatGAGGTATTCAATGCATGTTTGTTGCTCATATGAACCTCTGGAACAAAGAGTTGATCTAACACATACGCATGCACAGACAGCATGAATGTAAAACACTGTGCTTTCTCCCAGCAccaaacaatgacaataaacagCATCCAGTTCAATgatatacataaaaaaaaaacacctccagagACAAAACTGCTTATTCTCTCATGTCAGTTAGAGTGGGATACTTTATGTGCAACACTGAATCTAACTGAAAGGGGGGAAGGGAGTACTTTACCAGAGTAACACTGCTCATCCATTTGAGTAGAATATGACTACAATATGGCTTACAAATACcataaaaagacaataaaatccTTGTTTCCAAAAGTTTAAAAGGCTCCACAATGTAAACACCTACAACTTCTTAAAAAATGATAAAGGCACAAGTGtaacaatgtttttcttttttcagtccaacaaaacacaaaactcacTTAATGATTTAAATGCACTAATCTGCAAAACCTGCACTGCCCTCTGCATTGTAGCGTGACTGCTGATGGCAgttatttaataataaataacagctGAGAGGAACACCTCTACTTGGATGTAAGTGTCACAAACTAAAATATAGATTAGTTTTTATAccataaaacagcatttttaaaacatttatatCTTCTTGCACCTGTTAAGGCAAAATATAATGTGGTTCAAATACTGTTAGCTGTCTGAGTGTAGCTGCTGGATCTTTGTGGATTCAAGTAGCGTTTCCTACAACAcaatgaaagggagagaggtTGGTAAGACGAAGTCATTGTACCCTGATTCATGACAGGCTTTGGCACAGTCTCCTCACAAGAGGATGGAAAAGTtagtgagagagaaaaatgagacgAGAGAAGGGGAGAGCTGCTGGTGCAGGTGTGATTAGGGAAGGGGGTAGGACTACAGTGGtgggcagagagaaaaaaacaggaagtgactgaagcagagaagaaaagtcaaggtcagaactctgtgtgtgggtggctgtAGTCTCGGCTGCCTGCCGGGCTCTCGCTGGGCTTCATGAAGATGCCCTCCATGGCCTTCCACAGGCTGTGCTGGCTGGGGCTCGACATGGCGTGAACTTCCCTCTGACCGTGGATCGGCCGTCCATACTGCTCCCCCGTCACTGATAGCAGCGCATCGGTGGCCTTGTGGCGGAAGCGGACCGCCTCCTCACGCTTCCACACAGATCCCCCACACTCAACTGTCCACTCGTCCAGGTGGTCGCCTTCTCCTTCGTCGCCAAACGCACTCACCTCCTGTGGACAAGTGAGAGAGGGATTAGAAGACAAGGaccagaggagaggatgaggtaCCTTACAGTCCCTTAACTTTCCAGACATGAATAACACTGACTTAAATTTCTGTACAAACAGGAACAGTTTTCACAGATTTGATTATTTACCAGGCTCCCAGCACAGTAAACATTATGACATGTTTGGTTTTGTCAAACACTCTCTGGCTTCTTGTTTCTTCATCATGTGATGTGCACCCTTTAGTCTCCAGTGAAGGGTTTTGCCACTGATATATCTGACAGGCTACAGTGCATATTACATCATCATTGTGGGTCATGTGCATAAAATCTTGGACTGTGATATGTGTAACCCGGCAGAGAAACTGCTCACAGGTCAAATAAACCAGACTGGAATATCTATTTTTGTCAAGGAACGTCAAcacattaatgtaaaaatcCTGTAAATCCAAAAGCTCTATAAAGCAGACCTGTTCCTTGATTTACACGACACACTGTTTTCAAACCAGGGATGCTAAAGGAATAGTTGCCTTGGTATAAACGGTGTGCCAAGATGTCAGACACTTTCTATCATCTCACGGTACACATCGTCTAACTCCATAGCACTTTGCATAGACACTGTGTTCACACTTCCTCAAGAATAGAAAGGTTTTTGCTGACCCGAGGCTGTGTTCCCACAGAGTTTGTTAGTTTCCTGAAGTGTAAAAGCTGCTGTCACCTCAGGTCCAGCTCAAAATGCTGGTCTCAGTTTCCTTGTGTGAAAGCCACCCTCTTGGTACTTTACATCTCTGACTACATTTAATAATGTTACTACAGTGAATCTCTCCGTGGCTTTAACTTGGCACGTCGGTGGTGAATTATCGGAAATGTCAAAACCATCGTTCAGACATTAACATCCTTTCTCAGTCTCTTCAGGGAGCAGTGTGGATGATCCCTCACATAACGCCAAACCTTTCCTCTTTCCCCGTGCACTCCTCACACCACCCACCTGGTTCGAGGACAGCGGGGAGGCGAAGTAGTGGCTGTGCAGGTTACGGCCTGTGTTGACATGCGTGAGCCGGATCGTCTGGCTGCACTTGACCGGGGTACCCCGATGGCACAGGGTGTCACTTGTCCCTCGAATGCTCCAGTAGCTGTTACTGTCTTCCACTGCGGTGACCCCTGTTACAGACTGCTGCCCGCTacctgtctcacacacaaatacacacagtaagtAAGTATTCAACTTTGAACCCAAGGGTTCATGATGGCAAACCAACAGCTCGTGTGGTTAACTTTAAAGGCCAGAGCCATGCAACTAAATCTCAGAGGGGCACAACATATCTATAACACAGTCCCTCACtatcagcagaggaaatgttgtAGACTTGTACTTGCACACGTTTAATAACATGCTGGTATTTGTCTGATACCCTGGTTAAACGGAAAATGACGAGCTTTTCTTTGGAAAACATTAATGTTTTTCAtatgctgctttcatttttcaccacCTGGATAAGTCCTTGCTTTGGAAACGTCACCTAAAATAGGTGACACGTCCCAAATCTTTGATGCGTGCCACTGCTCGCGTGCCACACATGATGGAGCCAACATGGATTTAATATCACACACTGTTGTACCTTTGTACAAAGAAATCACTCATTTCCAGCTTTTCACCCAACAATAGTTTCAGCTACAGAGATGAATGTCGGTAGGTGAAGTCAGTGTTCGCGAAAAACACGATACAACTGTTTATTAATGCTTAATAATCGTTTAATGAGCGGAAACTCACCAGAACCGTAGCGTACGTCGTGCGAGTGTAGTCTCACATTGTGCTTTATATTCAACAACTTAATGACTGATCCGCATGTCACAAAACTCAGTTCGGTACCGAGTGACAGCCCAAATACGCAGGCTAATAGTAATAAAAGCGCTGGTAGACAGTGTGGAAGTACAGCACAGTTTAAGTTACCCATTCCTCCTAACACCTATTCACCCGCTGGTACCTCTGACGGATTTGTAGTATTTTTCGCTACGTCAGTAAAGTGGTACCGTATGCTAATAGGAAGCTTTGGAAACAGCGCTCCTAGCGACTCGGAGTGGTATCTGTATATATCGTACTGTTTTCTTGGTTTATATTGGTTTCAATTTGCGCCGCTGTGATGTATTCTGATATTCATGATAATACCACCGTAACCCACCATATCAGCAGTGATTACATTAGTGTAGTAGTATTTAGTTGTTTAGTTTTATGCAGAATCACGATGAACCAGCAGGGGGCGTCACCTTGATATCGAAAAGGATAGAAGTTCCCCACACCGCATCCCGGAATTGTCCTCACGCCGCTTGGTCTCGGCCATTTTTACAAGTATAAGCTCCCcgaaacacaaaacacaacacagtcctTTTTGTTATTGTAAATATTTACGGAATATACCAGCGCAGTGAGACGTGTAAGTCCAATCTGACCGTTGTCCTTTGTGAACTTTGGGTTGTGTTGCTTAGCTACCAGCCATTAACTAGCTGACGTTAATGCAGTTGGATGTTGTTGTCGTTCCAGCTAATGCTAGGCTAACTTAGCGATATGCTAAAACATTAACTACCGTTAGACTGCGAAGTTGGCTCGGAGGCCTTAGTCTGTTTCTGCGGCAGTGAATTTGGCTGGGCTGGTCGTTTATTGTCGGGAACTTTATCTTTGTGCGCAGTATAGTTCAGATGAATGATTGGAGTATTAATGCCAGCAGTTTGGCTAAAGAAAGGTTGCTCGCTAGCTAACTAGCATCTCTGACTTGTGTTAGCCTTGTGGCTTGTTGCTAGCTGACTGGGATAGTAAAGTTAGCTGTCGTTATTGACTAGAAATCACAATATAACAGCATAATGTTGCTCGGAGAGCGCTCATCGGCTAACATAGAGTTATCATCCTGATAAGGTTGGCTGCAATAGATTGATAGTAAGCATTGTTGTTGGTCGTCTCTGTCGATGTTGTATGTGCGCATTGCGACAGTGTTGGGTGCAACTTAGGTTAGCTAGGCTTTTCTTAAGCTCACCAGGTAAATATCGTTTTGTTGTAACTTTCTGATGTTATTACACTGTGGTAATAATATCAAACCATctccagagaaagagaaatgtgaacatacagtattgattaattgttttaatGATATTTGTCAATAACACAATAACGTTGCTCATCAGGTAATTTTGTTAATGTGCGAAGAAGCATTGCTCTCATGTATAATTTCGGCTCTTTTACACGCTAACCTGTAAATGTCATTATCAAATACTTTGAAGATTATTCACGTTGAGTTCATATATGCAGTTTGTGTAACAATACAACAGAGTACCAATAATAGTATGGTTAGGCGGAGTAAAAACTCGTGCTTTGCTGCCAAACAATGTTAAAACCTACAGAACTTTAGAAAAGATCCTAAAGTTTACACAGGTACCAGATATGTGAGGCTGAGCTTTGATCAGACGTGGATAGAATTATGCACAAATGATCTAGAATGTCTCCAGTTGGTTGAATGGTGCAgctataaaagaaaaaacaaacaaacttgtttttggattttaatATTATATTCCATGTAATGCTAATGGAAAGTTGGGACAAGCTGATGAAGAATATGTACGAAATACTGTCTGTGTGAAATGCGAGGAATTTACCAACCTGATAAGTACTTAAAGAGGAAACTACAGGAACTGGACATTATGCTGTGAAATTGCAATTATAGcagaacattaaaaaacatatgTGCTATTATGTGTGTTTGGCTTTTATATTTGTGACCTGCATGGGAAGACAAAGTACTGCTTGGATGATGCTTAAACAGTTTGCTAACAATACCTTGCGCTTCTTCTCAGGAACAGCAGTCATGTCAGACTTCATTGAGAGCGAGGCTGAGGAATCAGAGGAGGAGTTTGAAGAGAAGGACCTAAAGCCTAAAAAGACCCAGAGATTTATGGAGGAAGATGGTGAGATTTGAGTTGTTTAGTTCAGGTTATGTGATTCAAAGTTGGGGTTGTATGACGTGTGGACCACTTATCTGTCATGTCTCaacagatgaagaggaagaagagaacacAGAGGACCAGGATGAGCAAGGAAATTTACGCGGACTCATCGATGATGGAGacgaggaagagggggaggaggacgaCGAATCTCAAAGGAGTGGGAGTGGAGGGGGGAGTGACTcagaagaggaagtgaggcATCGACGTAAAAAGCGCAGTAAGTTTATCAggagtttttcttttaaaggttGCTGCCATTGTTGCAGGTTTGGATTAGTTTCGTCACGGATGGAAAGGGCTCCACCACCTTCAGTAGTCACCTGGATTGCTTTTCCAGCAGTCTTGAAGGAGGTCCCATATATGCTGAACACATGCTGGCCACTTTGCCTTCACTCTGTGGCCCAGTTCATCCCAGACCATCTCCACTGGGTTTAGGTTAGAGGATTGTGGAGGCCAGGCCATCTGCCACAGAACTCTATCACTGtctttcttggtcaaatagctCTTAcatagcctggaggtgtgtttgacTCATTGtcctgttaaaaaaacaaaagatatgCTTACAAAGCAGGCATGTTGCTGCAGAATGCTGAGGTAGCCATCCTCGTGAAGTGTGCCTTGAATTTTGAATTAATTGCCAACATTGTCCCCAGCAAAGCCCGCCCACACCATCACACTCCATGCTTCACGACAGGaaccacacatgcagataccATCCGTTCTCCTTCTGTGCATCTCACAAAGATACGGCGGTTGATGTTgaaatgtgtctgctgcttgaaATCTGTGAAGCATTTATATGGGCTCTAATCTGAGCTGCCATTTATTGGCATTTGTGAGGCTGGTAACTGTAACTGAACTGATCCTCTGCAGCATAGGTGACTCATGGCCTTCCTTTCCTGGGGCggtcctcatgagagccagtttctTCATAGCATTTCATGGTTTTTGGGACTGCATTTGAAGATCCATTCAAAGTTCTTGACATTTTGCTGAttgactgaccttcatgtctTAAAGTGATGATGGACCCTCATTTCTCTTTCCTTACCTGAGCAGCTCTTGCAGTAATATGGATTACTACAGTTGAATGGGGCTATTTACTGTATACCAACACTACCTCTCCACAACACTGCTGATCTCAAACGCATTAAGAGGGCAAGAAATTCCACTAATTAACTTTTGACAAGACACATCTGTTAactgaaaaccattccaggtgacaACCTCATGAAGCTGGTTGAGATAATGCTAGTAGTAGGCAAAGCTGTTGTCAAAGCAAAAGGTGGATACTTTGAAGAatccaaaatatcaaacataatttgctttatttaatACTTTTTTGCTACATAATTCCATGTgttagttttactgttttgagtTCTCTTTATAGCTATAGTTCATATTCACTATAATATTCACACTGAACTCCATGAGATTCCTCCTCAGTATAGTCTCACAATACAGTAAAATACGacacacaaatataattttGAAGTGATTTTACTCAGGCATCTTAATCCGTAGTCATTTCCCAATATGATATAAAATTGATTGTTAGGGTGTCATTTTAAGATGGATCACCGTTCTTCTCTTTGCAGATTATGACGACTAcctggatgatgatgatcttgACCTAATTGAGGAAAACTTGGGCGTTAAAGTGAAAAGGAGGGTAAGAATCGTTTGCCATCACTATTTTCTCTGTAGTTACGCTGCATGTCATTTCCGTACATTTGTAAAAGTTTAACCTAGTAGCGCTGATGCACTA
Above is a window of Chaetodon auriga isolate fChaAug3 chromosome 15, fChaAug3.hap1, whole genome shotgun sequence DNA encoding:
- the sdf2 gene encoding stromal cell-derived factor 2 gives rise to the protein MGNLNCAVLPHCLPALLLLLACVFGLSLGTELSFVTCGSVIKLLNIKHNVRLHSHDVRYGSGSGQQSVTGVTAVEDSNSYWSIRGTSDTLCHRGTPVKCSQTIRLTHVNTGRNLHSHYFASPLSSNQEVSAFGDEGEGDHLDEWTVECGGSVWKREEAVRFRHKATDALLSVTGEQYGRPIHGQREVHAMSSPSQHSLWKAMEGIFMKPSESPAGSRDYSHPHTEF